In Rhinoderma darwinii isolate aRhiDar2 unplaced genomic scaffold, aRhiDar2.hap1 Scaffold_730, whole genome shotgun sequence, the genomic stretch ggaggaccaccggaaccgcacatcaccgggtaagaggagacATTTTGGCCTTGTGCCAGCGCGGAACTGCAGGCTCCATGGCGCACACATAGAGTTGACGTCATTAGGAGCCGCAATGGTGGCCCAGTGCGAGAGTGTAAAGAAGCACATATGAAGAGGTAGTAAGAACCGCTTCTTATATACTTATTATACGTCTCATAGCATAAATTGAGACCTAGAGCTATATGTAAAGTACAAaagataaattttattacatatcgaacaattattaaaaaaacatggcgaggtttctaaaaaagaaGTTGCATGTGGGTCACTCACAAGTAATATATCACCATGGGGACATGAGCATAACAGAGAAAATaaccaccccctgaggaagctgatacagcgaaacgcgcgttggggtggttaTTTTCTCTGCACGTGGATCACGAACTTTACAAAAgtccccgagagcagaaaagagtaCCATCAGGTCCAAGTATAACTGCGATATATAAGCAGGATATGTAGAGTGTGCAAGGCTATTCATCTGGAGTCACCAGATAAAGCCAGAAAAAGTCCACTCACCCATAGTTAGGAAGGTACAGTACATTTAGACAATACTAAGAATTGATGTCTTTTCCTCTCGAGCATTTTTGATGCTGTTTCAACTGTAGGATGTGTATTTGAGTAAGGGGTTTCCTGCTTTGGATCCCCCCTGTTTTGGAGTGATACAGTCACAGCAATGTGAGATTTATAATCAGTAGCTAGCAGCTGCTTTTACAAGTGTTTACGAGTTACTATCATATTGCATACCtgtatgcctctgtgctatctaTATCCTGTTATGCTCATGTCCCCATGGTGATATATTACTTGTGAGTGACCCACATGCAACTTCttcttttttagaaacctcgccatgtttttttaataattgttcgatatgtaaattatatgtaataaaatgtatcttTTGTACTTTACATATAGCTCTAGGACTCTTTTTTCTCAATTTATGCTATGTTATCAGGGAGTCTGCTATTCTGTGACATTTTGGGGGTGCCTTACACCAATGTTGGCTGCACCTAACCAGTTATCCGTCCCTGTGAGACATTTGTTTATAATTATTATACGTCTCAGACTGAACCACCAGCGCTGTCCTCCTGCCACAAGGATTCAGTCTCTATCGTAAGAATACGCATGGGACTGATTTCAAAGCGTTGAGGAGCCTCTTCTGGCATCAATGTTGGTGTTATTGCGACCCCCGCAAGCAGCCATATGAACGTGAAATCCTCTTACTAACGCTAAATGACATCCTGGAGGGTTGAGCGGTAGATGTTGTGGTGGCAATGAAATGTTCTGCTTCTTCTACCCGCTATGGATAAAAAGTCTGATTTGTATGATCTCATCCATTCATTTTATAATTTCTCTGCTCTCTGGAggaatttaaagggtaactaaactttcaaaaatctTCTgagtgccatagtgacatgtcagaagtcttgattggtggtggtctgagCTCTGAGACCCCGACTCATTgtttaaaacaaagcggcagaagcgctcgggagagcgctgagccgctttgtttctgattggcttttctcggagagccgagcagttggtgtacgggctcataaccTTTATATTGAGTCCTTACACTTCTCCGAGAAAAGTCGATCATAgatgaagcggctcagcactcacccgagcgcttgtgatgcttcgttttagtgatcggtgagggtctcagtgctcggactcccactgatcaaaacttctaacaaggcactatgacgtgtcagaagtttctcCATCGCTCATGACCGGACCCATGCGAGGAGACCGCCCATcccaggacaggaaacctgaggagatAAAAATATTCACACCCCCTCCACACCTCTGTTTCAGGTTTCCTGTCCCCCCGGATAGGTCGTCCTGTGGAGCTTCTTctccctttaactttttttttttagacattttcgTCTGCAGGTTCCCTTTGGAGCAGAATCTTCCTTTGGTAGCGGGGTCCTGCAGGCTGTTGTCCCTCCctgatgactactagtctagtctTGCTTGGGCGCTGTCATGAGCGATGGAAAAACAagaattacttaccggtaattgtCTTTTTGGAGCTCATGGCGGCACCCTATATATTCCCTCCCTTATATGATTTTATTTGGTACTAAGCCCGTTAACTCTCTATCCTTTCCTCCGTGTGGCGGTCTATAGGTCAGGGTCTGGCAGAATACGGCTATAACTTACCGGATTTGGGTCCCTTTCATCTCCGCCTCTTGTGGTGTTATCATTCCAGATCCCTTGTTTGTTTCACTCCTCCGGGTACGTCCTTTCTTGCATATCACGGAGGTGTGGAGGGGGTGTGCACCTTTCTAtcccctcaggtttcctgtcctgggATGGGTCTCCCCGCATGGGTGCTGTCATAAGCGCCCAAAAAACTTTTACCGGTAAGtaattgttttttaacttttagttaccctttaatatatgCAAAACAGAACTCATATCATGACGTGAAATCTTCTATATTTCCAGCACCGTATTCACATCTTTGTAGCATGTGGGCGCGTATTGTCTGGCGTTACGACTGCGCGTTCATGATAAGCTAAATACTActcccttttatttatttttcccttccCGTTCAGGCTCCTACCGTTCAAAATCCTCCCAGATGAATATTCCTCCTAGTTTCCTCGACACGACAGCGCGCCTCGTCCTTGCCGACCCTTCAGGAATAGAAAGGTGCAAAGAGCTGATGACAGAAAGGGTTCTAATCCTCTgcctggagatcatctacctgcttACCAGAGAGGTAAGGGATTCTGGGAATTACGTCACATgaccttgtttttttttctccgttTCGCTGACTTCCCACATAAAATTTTTGACGAAAAAAAAAGGCAACGTATAAAGGAAAGACCCCTCCTCTTGTTCGCATTCTTGTGTTTAGCTGAAACTGCACGTAATACAGCCTTTAAGAGGATTGCAGAATTGGCAATAGATCAGTCAATTGGCGTAAAAGATTTGATAATTATGTTTTGGCATTTTGCTGTTTCATTGCGGCAGCCATTTTGAAAGGCAGgaaaaaatggcaacatctgtgtaagtaaaagaaaaataatgaatACATTTTGGCAATCACTCTAACCTCTGATTTTCTagtatatgggaaatgttatatTTTGGGTGCAAATTctcttttaatcactttttattccattgcttctcattgcagtgaagtgtcgtCTGTAACATACGGCCGGCACACACaagttatggagcgggctcagcctgtgagcccgctccattctTTCCCTCTCGGCCTGCACGGTATATATACAACGGATGTCGGAAAAGGGGTTAATAACAAAGGGACATTACTTAAGCGTAAATGTTGCTGTGGGAATGTGATGATGGTTATCACTGTCTCTATACACAGGACTACACGGTAGTGAAGACGACGTCTGGAGAGTGTGTGACCCCCAGCAGCCGTCCTTGTGTGTCCGGAGGATGGAGCAGAACCAAGACCCCTATCACGAAGCCTCCACCTCCCTCACTGATACATGAGAGAAACAACGAGAAGATCCTGGACCTCACCCACAAGATCATCGAGCTGCTGACGGGGGAGGTGACACTgccgggaatgctgggacattatataataacacaaggtataatgtgtctgggtgatgactgtatcattgtgtgtcaggtgcctataagatgtcaggatgtcgccgtctatttctccatggaggagtgggagtatatagaagaacacaaggatctgtacaaggaggtcatgatggaggagcaCCGGGACCGCACCCCACCGGGTAagaaggatctgtacaaggacgtcatgatggaggaccaccgaaaCCGCAcaccaccgggtaagagggatctgtacaaggaggtcatgatggaggaccaccggccccTCACACCACCCGGTAagggggatctgtacaaggacatcatgatggaggaccaccggaaccaCACACCACCGGGTAAGGGGAGACATTCATTGATAATAAAATCACCCAGAAAACTCCATCATCTGATCAGATATGAAGgatttattcagtcactgtgtcttTTCTGCAGCTGAATCCAGTAAAAGGAATCCACTAGAAATATATCCCAGCCCTCCGTATTCCCAAGATTGCccggaggaaaatcacaatgtccaacATAATTATCAGGTAGATTGAGCTGAGGCGTCATTATATACTTTATCTAATTTGTTGCGGAACCctcaagggcttattcacacaaacaagTGTCAAATCAGCTGTGAAAAACTACCGTTCAGTACCAGTACCTGATTTTACAGATCcctcagacttgagtctattgagggatcagtgaaaacgggcaaaaataggaccgttaaaaaaactgccgtgtgaatagccccataggtgtacattgattttaatgcagccgcgtgacggtcgttaaaaaaacaaacttccgGCACATGGCCAAATtatcccgttcgtgtgaataacctCTTGGATCTAAGTTTCGGTTCATTTTATCCAACGTTATTAATTCATTTTATTCGAGGTGTAGATTAGTCTTGTTTCTCGCGGTTGTAAATAAACTCTTCCGGCTCCTCATTTCGTTCTGGGTCGTTAAAATTTTGGGTTACGTATTATTTCCTGGTGCTTTAAAGAAAAACTTCTATTAAACGTCACCAACTTTGTCTAAATTGGCGATCCTTTTTCACGCCTTGGATCAGGGTGAAGACATTATTGATCTGAAATTTGAAATTCTAGAGAGAGAAGAAGAGATGTACGTCACGTGTGATCCGCCGCCCCAATTTCCTACCGATATTCGCACTGGTGAGTAATAACCTCTAAATACTGAGGGgaccaaagaaaaaaaaccttAGAACACGAGGTTTAATCCATTTGAAGAATCTTTTTGTTTGAGATGGTGAAACATAAGAACGAGGGGGTTTTCTATGAAGGTTGTTGATGGACGATAATAAGGGGCTTATTAAAGGGGTTCACCGCTAATATAATTGGAGAAATTAAAGCTTTTTATGATCCGGTTTGTTTATATTTTTGAAGTTTTTTCTTTAGTGCCAATATAAAAAGGCATAAAAAACGTTCCATCTTTAGAGATTTTTGTTGAAACATTTTAAGCAAGTGGCAAAAATAGGCAAGTGGTCCAGTCAAGCTAGAAATTCCCTTTTCACACCCGCAGAAGTTTGCGGGTTCAGTCACCGGTCTGTGGTATTGTTATGAGATTTCATCTatgtaaggtctcatgcacacgaccgtattctttttttactgtctgcaaatacgggtCCGTAGTCTTCCgcaagtcatccgcatatctggcatGCTGTCCCCAAATACAGTCCGCAGTGCCTCCGTTTTTACGGATCCACAAAAGAAAGGGGAGGcttcaaatgatgtcaccaacaagtCCCAACCCCTGGAAAAGGTCATATGATCactcaggcgccattttcttgggaAATCCCCTGTCGTCGaatagcaacgcttccgcaattacggacggctatggatgCGCATCCGTCGCCATCCACAATTTTGCACGCGTCCATGGGCTTCTATGTGCGAGTATGTGCCACAATTGCGGACAGGACATGTTCTTAATTTTCTGGATCATTTCTTCGGCCATGATACACAGTCGTAAACATACAGAAAGATGTATGTGGCCCTTAGAAATGAACGGGTCCACAGATTATCTGTAACTACTGATCtctaattacggataaaaactatagtcgtgtgcatggggcctaaggaaccCTCCATTTTTTTTAAGGGTACTTTGCTTAGAATTGTCAGATATTTCCAATAATGGAAATGGTCGTTGGCCTAGGCTCATAAATTTCACAGATTGAATCTTCTAACATGTGAAACTTGTGTTAATATACATTTTAGGTGGATTATTACAGCTAAGTAGCCAGGAGGAGGGATGGGTGACAGGAAAATAAGTCGATCAAGCTGACCAGTGTCACCTAGCAGAAACTCCTGCCAGGAAGCCCCGTCCACTCTGTCTTCTCCCCCTAGCTTCCCGAAATTCCAAAATATATTGCCGTCTCctgctggattatcagacttgGGCCTAGTTCTCATCTGGTTTTTTCCCTACTTTTAGCGTATACGTCGGGAAAGCTCTATTAACCTGACGGAGGCTATTTCATACAACGgaatcccataaaaaaaaaacgtataccgcacggtataatttttttgtaacatGGTCGTCTATGGGTAACATATGCCATACATCACAGTAGGGATGGGCGATTATAacctaaataaaaatcacaattaaatgaacatgtaaccttgattaGGATTAATGAAtgatatttaggccacacccctttttgcataccACGCCACCTATTTGAATGCTACGCGATTGAATTAATATATATCccccgagcctgctgtatactactgtgtcGGAGTAGCCTGGGTTTGGAAGAGCTAAACGTACTGTAAGAATCCAGCCTCAGAGTCCAAGTTATGATAACGATGCATCggagagaagacacagacacGGAAGTTCATCAGTGTCGCACGTAGTATTATCTCTAAAGATTTAGGCCTTGTGACGTCTATTTATACACAAAAATCCAATACAAGTTTAATAACCAATAGCATTCATATATGATTTACTTCCCTCCCAGTAATAAAATGAGCTTATCCAATCACATTAAAACATCAAGTCATAGTATATGAATATTACTTGCATAAAGAAACTACGGAAGCATATCTATATATGGCCTCAGGAAATCCTTTGAGCCCCCTCCATTGGAATTAAAGTTTCAGCTTCATTAATTTCGCACCTGGAATAGTTGTTTTGAGAAAGTGGAATTAGATAAGCCtcctaagggggttttacacagggcgattatcgggcTGATGATTGTCCTgtttaaacaggggaacgatcagcagataaacgagcaaacgctggatcatctgtcggtcgtaaaaagttaaatattctggttgtcggcagcacatctcggtgtgtaaacagggagacgcgctgccgacatgataataatgtatggggacgagagatcggagtaacgaccgctcgtcaccATCCATAgcaccttgtgacaggagcaaacgagcgccgatcagcgatgtctcgttgatcggcggtcGCTGCACCAGTCGctgatcggccagtgtaaaagggcctttagtctcaTTAAAACGTTAAGACCTTATCTTTAAAGTGATAAAATATTCGTTCTGTATTTGACTGACCCAAAACAGGTATTCACCGAGACTTTCAAGGTCTGACGGATGTTTTCAGATAATAACTCTCTATACTACGGATTTTCCTACTGAATTCTATAATGATTAAACAATAATCAATAATTACTCTCataactgtatataatataccccctgacactgcccccacacagtataatgccccgttagctgcccccacacaccgtataatgccctcctaactggcctctacacagtataatgccccctataactgccctccacacagtataatgccccctgtaacTGCCCTCCACTCAGTATCATGCCCCCTTTAACTGCcctccactcagtataatgccccctataactaccctccacacagtataatgcccccttagctgcccccacacaccgtataatgccctcctaactgacctctacacagtataatgcccctataactgccctccactcaGTACAATGctaccttagctgcccccacacacagtataatgccctcgtaactgccctccacacagtataatgccccaataactgccctccacacagtataatgccccctataactgccctccacacagtataatgcccctataactgccctccacacagtataatgcccctataactgccctccacacagtataatgcctgcataactgccctccacacagtataatgcccccataactgccctccacacagtataatgcacctataactgccctccacacagtataatgcccccataactgccctccacacagtataatgcccccataactgccctccacacagtataatgaccctttaactgccctccacacagtataatgtccccataactgccctccacacagtataatgcccccataactgcccccacacagtataatgtccccataactgccctccacacagtataatgtcccctatagctgaccctacacagtataatacccccatatctgccctccaTCCTaaggaagcagatacagttgaaacaaaatcttaaaaaaaaacgaaaacgcGCAAGATGACGTCTGTTAATTGCAATGAATTTCGGGTTTTGTTTTTCttcgattaatcgcccagccctacgtcACAGGCGTTCAAcgtatacaccatgggctttttaacaactttccatgacgtatacgttcCTTATAGTTTATGTGTGatggatacgttaaacggatgcctaatagtggcttctgtcacccatagaccatATTGGGATACGTTAAGAACTCTTATGACACCAGTTCATGCCGTTTccgtttaatatatatatatatatattgcaaacTCTTCTActcttaataaaaataaaaaatgaataaaaataaataaaaaaagtaacaaaaaataccttttatttcTGACAGTTGACGGCAACAAGTTTTTAGACGGACGTCTACTTTTATCTCCAGATTGTGAAATTGAAGATTTCATCACACAAGATTTTCCAGGAGAAATCCCCATTGCCCTTAGTGTACCCACAGGACTGCTCAATACATATCCGTTCTCTGAGCACTGTTATCAGGAGGAGCCTGATCATTCAGCTAACGTAACACAAAGCACTGGACATACAGGTGGTAAACTGTTTTCATGTtctgaatgtggaaaatgttttacacgGAAATCCAATCTTTTTAGACATGAGAGAACGCACACTGGACAGAGACCATTTGTATGTAATAAGTGTGGCAAATCTTATACTCAGAAGGCACATCTTGTAGAACATCAGGTATTTCACACTGGGGAAAAGCCGTTTTCTTGTTCcacatgtggaaaatgtttttcaCACAGGGCCCTTCTTTATAGACATCGGGGAATTCACACATCCCACCTGGTAGAACAGAAATTTCACACAAGGGAGAATCCGTACTCcaattcagaatgtgggaaaactTTTACCCTTAATTCCATGTTTGATAAACaccagagaattcacacaggagagaaaccattttTTTGcttagaatgtggaaaatgtttcgcCAAGAAGTCAATTCTTGTTGACCATCGGAGAACCCACACAGGAAAAAGGCCGTATCCATGtttggaatgtgggaaatgttttacaaaaaaatcagGTCTTGAGAAACATCATCAAACTCACACGGGGGAGAAGCCGTTTTCGTGTTCGGAATGTGGGAAATCTTTTGCCAAAAAGTCAATTCTTGTTGTCCATCGGAGAACTCACACAGGGGAAAGGCCGTATCCATGtttggaatgtgggaaatgttttactaaGAAATCGGGTCTTGTTAAACATCATCGGACTCACACGGGGGAGAAGCCTTTTCCATGTtccgaatgtgggaaatgttttttccAGAAATCCGGTCTTCTTAAACATCAGAAAATTCACACAAGAGGGAAGTCGTTTTCTTGCTTGGAATGTGAGAAAGGTAATCCACGTATCAATCCTGAGAGACATCATGCATTTGACAAAGAAGAGAGGCCATTTTCATGTGCAGAATGTGGGAAAACTTTTACCCAAAAAGCACATCTTGGTAAACATCAGCGAATTCACacgggggagaagccattttcatgtttaGAATGCGGGAAACGTTTCATGCAAAAAGATCATCTTGAGcgacatcagagaattcacacaggggagaagccattctCCTGTTCCGAATGTGGGAAAAGTTTTACCCAGAAAAAAACTCTTGTTCAACATCAcaaaattcacacaggggagaaaccttTCTCATGTCCTGAATGTTGGAAATGTTTTACACGTAAATGTCAGCTCGAAATACaccagagaagtcacacaggggagaagccgtttttatgtttagaatgtgggaaattaTTTGTCCAGAAATCTGATCTTGTCCGACATCAGAAAACTCACCCAGAAAGGAAGCGGTCGGAAATTGGGCATGGTGATACCTACGAAGTTCATCAGAGAAATGACCGAGATGAGCGGCTGTttttatgttcagaatgtgggaaatgttttaacaTGAAATCGGGTCTTGTTACACATCAGAAAATTCACTCAGGAGAGAAGCCGTTTTCATGTCCAGAATGCGGAAAATGTTTTACACGAAAATCTCAACTTACGATGCATCTAAaaactcacacaggagagaagccattttcGTGTTCAGAATGCGGCAAATGTTTCATCCAAAGATCAGATCTTCTCAGACATCACAGAATTCACACGAGGGTTCCCAATGTTTCTGACTTGGAGGGATTCACCATTGATCTGCTCAATCCCCAAATTATAATTACGTGAAGAGAAAACCAAATATGATCTGATGGAAAAAGAGGGCTCAGAATTAAAgtgaattttcactttttttcccccATCTAAATAGCTGTAAGATTCTGcgttgattaatttcttaatgtttCTTAGTATCAGAAAATCAAAGCTTTGACCACTATAGAGCTCCAAaaatgtaccgtatttttcggaccataagacgcacccacatTTTAGACAAcagggaataggaaaaaaaatatttaatattttaccacttttacaaagagaaaagtatttgttaaaaaataatttgtttttttcaCCGCATTCTGAGAACCATtacctttttatattttttcatcgagtgagcggtgtgagggcttattttttgcgggacaagctgtagtttttattgccaccattttttggtacatacgattttttgataactttttattatatttttttaagcgctaaggtgaccaaaaaaacgattttgtgatgttttacttttttttttttacatgtaattAAGTGGTCGGGAGACCACAAAAagttagaacggggtttaggggggcccgttctagagataggtgcaggttccagaggtgggacccgcatctatctgacatttatgacatatcctgtggctatgtcataaatgtccttcatggaaaaaaccctataaatgccgcggtcactatttttacctagttaaaggggtttgccataaaacatatatcccctatccacaggataggggatacatgtgtgatcgctgggggtctgaccgctgggacccccagcgatgaggagaacggcggaccgaaagtcacctgaagcgctacatgagaagcctgaacttccgggttctgtgtccggcttatttgttcggctgctccatagaaatcaatggagagccgctcgcgcatgcgcaggagaaacCCAttaatctctatggagctgccggacactgAACCCGGAAGTCCAAGCTTCTCATGTAGTGCTCCTGGTGACTTTCAgtgcctgttctccttatcgttgGGGGTCCTAGAGGTCGGAcctcagtgatcacacatgtatcccctatcctgtggataggggatacatgtgttttatggcacaagccctttaaacggccaggaacagcgcaatcgctgttcctggccgttagagcagcgtgtcagctgtaagaaacagctgacacctgcagtgtatggagcgggctcagcgctccatacatcatccccgccGCTCCATgaagtgccggcacgtcatgggtcgggaaggggttaagtaatgaagcggtctgggggccgggtcccttgactgcggactataagacgcagggactttttagcaagatttattcttactaaaaactgcgtcttatagtccgaaaaatatggtataaaCGTAGATTAAAAAGATAACATTTAAGCTACCTGCagtagccactagagggagcttactgcattctGTTTAAACATTGAGCTCCATAATAACATTGTATGCAGCTCCTAAACTCTCTAGCGGCGGCTGCAGCCGGCCAGAATGTTATGTTTTATATCCACGCCTATACAGTGTTTCGTAGcttgattaaaaaatataaaaaaagcttTGACTATAAAGATGTAATAAGAAATGTATTGGCACAGAACTTTGGACCAATAaatgacatggtgttaaaaggtgggcACTCACTTTAAACCatattgggcctcatttatcaaaagtcTATTAGAAAAGCCGGTGTGTGTGTTCTATATTTATATTTGTGTGGCAAAATGGTGCTTGAATATGGCACCGAAACGTAACTTGTCTcttttaaatggtcactaacttttcaacaaaatgcacatcaatagtacaagcgaacataaaaaatgtgtacaattttttttcagaGAACAATGACTCTTTCTCCAATTATCAGGCTCCTCCCTAAGGCTCATccactaaggctctattcacacgacattgTCCGAGCGTTGACCgataaaaatgtcaatttttctcGTCCGTTTTGCAGCCGTTCTGTTtcattccgggccgtgtttccgttgtTAGCGTCCGATTTTGACCcaatttgcatcagtttttttccctgtccgtt encodes the following:
- the LOC142729645 gene encoding uncharacterized protein LOC142729645 isoform X3 translates to MPPPHILIYDRSNDQKILDFTHKIIELLTGEVPIRCQDIAVYFSMEEWEYIEGHKDLYKDIMMEDHRDRTSPGKRDLYKDVMMEDHRNRTSPGSYRSKSSQMNIPPSFLDTTARLVLADPSGIERCKELMTERVLILCLEIIYLLTREDYTVVKTTSGECVTPSSRPCVSGGWSRTKTPITKPPPPSLIHERNNEKILDLTHKIIELLTGEVPIRCQDVAVYFSMEEWEYIEEHKDLYKEVMMEEHRDRTPPGKKDLYKDVMMEDHRNRTPPGKRDLYKEVMMEDHRPLTPPGKGDLYKDIMMEDHRNHTPPAESSKRNPLEIYPSPPYSQDCPEENHNVQHNYQGEDIIDLKFEILEREEEMYVTCDPPPQFPTDIRTVDGNKFLDGRLLLSPDCEIEDFITQDFPGEIPIALSVPTGLLNTYPFSEHCYQEEPDHSANVTQSTGHTGGKLFSCSECGKCFTRKSNLFRHERTHTGQRPFVCNKCGKSYTQKAHLVEHQVFHTGEKPFSCSTCGKCFSHRALLYRHRGIHTSHLVEQKFHTRENPYSNSECGKTFTLNSMFDKHQRIHTGEKPFFCLECGKCFAKKSILVDHRRTHTGKRPYPCLECGKCFTKKSGLEKHHQTHTGEKPFSCSECGKSFAKKSILVVHRRTHTGERPYPCLECGKCFTKKSGLVKHHRTHTGEKPFPCSECGKCFFQKSGLLKHQKIHTRGKSFSCLECEKGNPRINPERHHAFDKEERPFSCAECGKTFTQKAHLGKHQRIHTGEKPFSCLECGKRFMQKDHLERHQRIHTGEKPFSCSECGKSFTQKKTLVQHHKIHTGEKPFSCPECWKCFTRKCQLEIHQRSHTGEKPFLCLECGKLFVQKSDLVRHQKTHPERKRSEIGHGDTYEVHQRNDRDERLFLCSECGKCFNMKSGLVTHQKIHSGEKPFSCPECGKCFTRKSQLTMHLKTHTGEKPFSCSECGKCFIQRSDLLRHHRIHTRVPNVSDLEGFTIDLLNPQIIIT
- the LOC142729645 gene encoding uncharacterized protein LOC142729645 isoform X4 translates to MEKQELLTGQGLAEYGYNLPDLGPFHLRLLWCYHSRSLVCFTPPGSYRSKSSQMNIPPSFLDTTARLVLADPSGIERCKELMTERVLILCLEIIYLLTREDYTVVKTTSGECVTPSSRPCVSGGWSRTKTPITKPPPPSLIHERNNEKILDLTHKIIELLTGEVPIRCQDVAVYFSMEEWEYIEEHKDLYKEVMMEEHRDRTPPGKKDLYKDVMMEDHRNRTPPGKRDLYKEVMMEDHRPLTPPGKGDLYKDIMMEDHRNHTPPAESSKRNPLEIYPSPPYSQDCPEENHNVQHNYQGEDIIDLKFEILEREEEMYVTCDPPPQFPTDIRTVDGNKFLDGRLLLSPDCEIEDFITQDFPGEIPIALSVPTGLLNTYPFSEHCYQEEPDHSANVTQSTGHTGGKLFSCSECGKCFTRKSNLFRHERTHTGQRPFVCNKCGKSYTQKAHLVEHQVFHTGEKPFSCSTCGKCFSHRALLYRHRGIHTSHLVEQKFHTRENPYSNSECGKTFTLNSMFDKHQRIHTGEKPFFCLECGKCFAKKSILVDHRRTHTGKRPYPCLECGKCFTKKSGLEKHHQTHTGEKPFSCSECGKSFAKKSILVVHRRTHTGERPYPCLECGKCFTKKSGLVKHHRTHTGEKPFPCSECGKCFFQKSGLLKHQKIHTRGKSFSCLECEKGNPRINPERHHAFDKEERPFSCAECGKTFTQKAHLGKHQRIHTGEKPFSCLECGKRFMQKDHLERHQRIHTGEKPFSCSECGKSFTQKKTLVQHHKIHTGEKPFSCPECWKCFTRKCQLEIHQRSHTGEKPFLCLECGKLFVQKSDLVRHQKTHPERKRSEIGHGDTYEVHQRNDRDERLFLCSECGKCFNMKSGLVTHQKIHSGEKPFSCPECGKCFTRKSQLTMHLKTHTGEKPFSCSECGKCFIQRSDLLRHHRIHTRVPNVSDLEGFTIDLLNPQIIIT
- the LOC142729645 gene encoding uncharacterized protein LOC142729645 isoform X1, whose protein sequence is MDIGQIRIFYKIFNLTRDIIHRLTEENYTVVKKTSGECVTNISHVFGGWSRTQTPLTMPPPHILIYDRSNDQKILDFTHKIIELLTGEVPIRCQDIAVYFSMEEWEYIEGHKDLYKDIMMEDHRDRTSPGKRDLYKDVMMEDHRNRTSPGSYRSKSSQMNIPPSFLDTTARLVLADPSGIERCKELMTERVLILCLEIIYLLTREDYTVVKTTSGECVTPSSRPCVSGGWSRTKTPITKPPPPSLIHERNNEKILDLTHKIIELLTGEVPIRCQDVAVYFSMEEWEYIEEHKDLYKEVMMEEHRDRTPPGKKDLYKDVMMEDHRNRTPPGKRDLYKEVMMEDHRPLTPPGKGDLYKDIMMEDHRNHTPPAESSKRNPLEIYPSPPYSQDCPEENHNVQHNYQGEDIIDLKFEILEREEEMYVTCDPPPQFPTDIRTVDGNKFLDGRLLLSPDCEIEDFITQDFPGEIPIALSVPTGLLNTYPFSEHCYQEEPDHSANVTQSTGHTGGKLFSCSECGKCFTRKSNLFRHERTHTGQRPFVCNKCGKSYTQKAHLVEHQVFHTGEKPFSCSTCGKCFSHRALLYRHRGIHTSHLVEQKFHTRENPYSNSECGKTFTLNSMFDKHQRIHTGEKPFFCLECGKCFAKKSILVDHRRTHTGKRPYPCLECGKCFTKKSGLEKHHQTHTGEKPFSCSECGKSFAKKSILVVHRRTHTGERPYPCLECGKCFTKKSGLVKHHRTHTGEKPFPCSECGKCFFQKSGLLKHQKIHTRGKSFSCLECEKGNPRINPERHHAFDKEERPFSCAECGKTFTQKAHLGKHQRIHTGEKPFSCLECGKRFMQKDHLERHQRIHTGEKPFSCSECGKSFTQKKTLVQHHKIHTGEKPFSCPECWKCFTRKCQLEIHQRSHTGEKPFLCLECGKLFVQKSDLVRHQKTHPERKRSEIGHGDTYEVHQRNDRDERLFLCSECGKCFNMKSGLVTHQKIHSGEKPFSCPECGKCFTRKSQLTMHLKTHTGEKPFSCSECGKCFIQRSDLLRHHRIHTRVPNVSDLEGFTIDLLNPQIIIT